The proteins below come from a single Chitinophaga pinensis DSM 2588 genomic window:
- a CDS encoding PorP/SprF family type IX secretion system membrane protein, producing the protein MRRYLKTCALLLISCLSFATGFCQDVAFSQFYDQPLLRNPGLAGVFTGNIRVSASYRNQWESVTIPYRTFSLSGEFKTPVNFVRDGYATFGLQLLRDVAGTSEFNTTQIMPSLTYGVSLSEYRNSYLSFGFMGGSMQQRFDQSKLVFNDQFIAGSNGSYSIAPASRQVINNTSVSYFDASIGLSYNGVFKNRRDDLYDIDYFIGAGLYHITMPEVSFFRGNIITLNRKFTANAGLSAPTSETDRFILYADYFKQFTRGLKPIGISTIQAGAMYSHEFDQQTLTLGMLYRMRDAVIPVVQLQWSQFMVGMSYDVNIDKLAVASQRRGGFELTLSYRDFLSSSRDARSKEERRQSSCPKFGR; encoded by the coding sequence ATGAGACGATATTTAAAAACGTGTGCACTGCTGCTGATAAGCTGTCTTTCCTTTGCCACAGGCTTTTGCCAGGACGTGGCATTTTCCCAGTTCTACGACCAGCCATTATTACGTAACCCCGGACTTGCAGGGGTATTCACCGGTAATATCCGTGTATCCGCTTCTTACAGGAATCAATGGGAAAGTGTGACGATTCCTTACCGTACTTTCAGCCTCAGTGGCGAATTCAAAACACCGGTCAACTTCGTACGGGATGGTTACGCCACTTTCGGACTACAACTACTCAGAGATGTGGCAGGGACCTCTGAATTTAATACTACCCAGATTATGCCTTCGCTGACGTACGGCGTATCCCTGAGTGAATACCGGAACTCCTATCTCAGCTTTGGCTTTATGGGTGGTTCTATGCAGCAACGCTTTGATCAGAGCAAACTGGTGTTCAATGATCAGTTTATTGCCGGCAGCAACGGTAGTTATAGTATAGCGCCTGCTTCCCGGCAGGTCATTAATAACACCAGCGTTAGTTATTTTGATGCCTCTATTGGTCTGAGTTATAATGGCGTGTTTAAAAACCGCCGCGACGACCTCTATGATATCGATTATTTTATCGGTGCCGGGCTTTATCATATTACGATGCCCGAAGTGAGTTTCTTCCGGGGAAATATCATTACCCTAAACAGGAAATTCACTGCAAATGCAGGACTTTCTGCTCCCACCAGCGAAACAGACCGTTTTATACTGTATGCCGACTATTTCAAACAATTCACCCGTGGATTAAAGCCTATAGGTATCAGCACGATTCAGGCAGGTGCCATGTACAGTCATGAGTTTGATCAGCAGACGCTGACACTAGGTATGTTATACCGCATGCGGGATGCAGTCATTCCTGTAGTACAACTACAATGGTCGCAGTTTATGGTCGGTATGAGCTATGATGTGAATATAGATAAACTGGCAGTTGCTTCGCAGCGACGAGGCGGATTCGAATTAACCTTATCTTACAGGGACTTTTTAAGCAGCAGCAGAGACGCAAGAAGCAAAGAAGAGAGGAGACAATCATCCTGCCCGAAATTCGGCCGTTAA
- a CDS encoding M48 family metallopeptidase produces MFKGTFYDHKVAVAIPATIRIFDESLQFETPVEGMPPRRHHWLFSEINVDMADKRFIRLVNQADDAGTLEVNDAAFVDMFLEKYKRVRSIGLDRLVLRNGVKVGLAALLIILGLAALAHFVILPWCADRIVDRLPRSFDKELGETAMQSMDESRDVNASALLTRFGAQMHWDSPDSLKFFIVPSKIENAYALPGGYVFVYTGLLKKLNKKEELAALLSHEVAHVSCRHSVRKLCRDMSSSVLLTLVLTNSSQAASVFYSNANALYNLTYSRQYEQQADIVGMETLRKNHIDQHGMVELMQVLQQLSEKVDVPEFISTHPLTKNRISYAKENIRKHPGTVDPHEQMDVIFGQLKALYKK; encoded by the coding sequence ATGTTTAAAGGAACCTTTTACGATCACAAGGTGGCTGTTGCCATTCCTGCTACGATCCGGATATTCGATGAAAGTTTGCAGTTTGAAACACCGGTGGAGGGTATGCCTCCGCGCAGGCATCACTGGTTATTTTCAGAGATAAACGTCGATATGGCTGACAAGCGTTTTATCCGTCTTGTCAACCAGGCCGATGATGCCGGTACACTGGAAGTAAATGACGCCGCTTTCGTAGATATGTTCCTGGAAAAATACAAACGCGTACGCAGTATCGGTCTGGATAGACTGGTACTGCGTAATGGCGTTAAAGTGGGGCTGGCTGCCCTGCTGATCATTCTCGGTCTGGCGGCACTGGCGCATTTTGTAATTCTTCCCTGGTGTGCCGACAGGATCGTCGATCGCTTGCCCCGTTCCTTTGATAAAGAATTAGGAGAAACGGCCATGCAGAGCATGGATGAAAGCCGCGACGTAAATGCCAGTGCCTTACTCACCAGGTTTGGCGCGCAGATGCACTGGGATTCCCCCGACTCCCTGAAATTTTTTATAGTACCCAGTAAGATCGAAAATGCGTATGCGCTTCCCGGCGGCTACGTATTTGTTTATACGGGTCTGCTGAAGAAACTGAATAAAAAAGAAGAACTGGCCGCATTATTGTCACATGAAGTGGCACACGTCAGCTGCCGTCACTCCGTACGTAAGTTGTGCCGGGATATGAGTTCTTCTGTACTGTTAACCCTCGTGCTGACAAACAGCAGTCAGGCTGCCAGCGTTTTTTATTCCAACGCCAACGCGCTTTATAACCTCACTTATTCCCGCCAGTATGAACAGCAGGCGGATATTGTCGGCATGGAAACCCTCCGTAAGAATCATATCGATCAGCATGGCATGGTAGAACTGATGCAGGTGCTGCAACAATTGAGTGAAAAGGTGGATGTGCCTGAGTTTATCAGCACACACCCGCTGACCAAAAACAGGATCAGTTACGCGAAGGAAAACATCAGAAAGCATCCCGGAACGGTAGATCCGCATGAACAGATGGACGTGATTTTTGGTCAGTTAAAAGCATTGTACAAAAAGTAA
- a CDS encoding YjgN family protein, translated as MEQQYGPTGTVNRPALTYNGDGGTYFGILILNALLTAVTFGFYYPWAKAKKLQYVYSSTELDGSRFAWHGTGKEMFKGFLKAVGVIAALYVSFFLLMKAGLLVAAFVLYFVGIIAAIPFAIHGSNRYHWSRTTWRGIRFGYRGQRNEFILLFVKEMFLTLITFGIYGSWATVNLRTYLVNNIRFGSGEFKYEANGSDYFFMNLKGYFLSILTLGIYSFWWQADMYRFMVDHTYLQHEDKRFSLRSTASGGEFAGLLIVNALLTIFTFGIGYAWVQTRTLSFLMSHVEIEGDVELAQLSQTEEEYRDAMGEDMADLLDLSII; from the coding sequence ATGGAACAACAGTATGGCCCTACGGGCACTGTAAACCGCCCCGCCCTTACATATAATGGAGACGGTGGTACTTATTTCGGCATTCTTATCTTAAATGCATTACTTACAGCTGTAACATTCGGATTTTATTACCCATGGGCGAAAGCCAAAAAACTGCAATATGTCTATTCTTCTACAGAACTGGATGGCAGCCGTTTTGCATGGCATGGTACCGGTAAAGAGATGTTCAAAGGTTTTCTGAAAGCAGTAGGTGTGATCGCAGCACTGTACGTCAGCTTTTTTCTGCTGATGAAGGCTGGTCTGCTGGTAGCAGCTTTTGTGCTGTATTTTGTGGGTATCATCGCAGCTATTCCTTTTGCGATCCATGGTTCTAACCGTTACCACTGGTCAAGAACGACCTGGAGAGGTATCCGCTTTGGTTATCGCGGTCAGCGCAATGAATTCATTCTGCTGTTCGTTAAGGAAATGTTCCTGACACTGATCACCTTTGGTATCTATGGTTCCTGGGCGACTGTGAACCTGCGTACTTACCTTGTCAACAACATCCGTTTTGGTAGTGGTGAATTCAAATATGAAGCAAATGGCAGCGACTATTTCTTCATGAACCTGAAAGGTTATTTCCTGTCTATTCTCACTTTAGGTATCTATTCCTTCTGGTGGCAGGCAGATATGTACCGTTTCATGGTTGATCATACTTATCTGCAACACGAAGATAAGAGATTCAGTCTGCGTTCTACGGCTAGCGGTGGTGAATTCGCTGGTCTGCTGATCGTAAATGCACTGTTGACTATCTTTACATTCGGTATTGGTTATGCATGGGTACAGACACGTACACTCAGTTTCCTGATGTCTCACGTAGAGATCGAAGGTGACGTAGAGCTGGCTCAGCTGTCACAGACGGAAGAAGAGTACAGAGACGCTATGGGAGAAGATATGGCGGATCTGCTGGACCTCAGCATTATTTAA
- a CDS encoding alpha/beta fold hydrolase, translating to MKPSLLLLHGAIGASFQLQPLAESLKAHYDIHMLDFPGHGGTPLPDQPFSIALFADATLQYIRQHRLEDLTIFGYSMGGYVALYLAKQHPGLIGRIITLGTKFHWDEPTAVKETKMLNPEVILQKVPAFADNLARLHAPRDWKQVLLQTSEMMLSMGRDNPLKADDYKDITTPTLIMLGDRDKMVSIEETVNAYKGINGAQMAVLPGTPHPIEQVNISLLTYFLQPVTTYTPA from the coding sequence ATGAAACCTTCCTTGTTATTGCTCCATGGCGCTATTGGCGCTTCTTTTCAGCTGCAACCGCTTGCGGAGAGCCTGAAGGCTCATTACGACATACATATGCTTGATTTTCCCGGCCATGGCGGGACTCCCTTGCCAGATCAGCCTTTTTCCATCGCGCTCTTTGCCGACGCCACGTTACAGTATATCCGCCAGCACCGGCTGGAAGACCTCACTATATTTGGTTACAGTATGGGGGGATATGTCGCCCTTTATCTGGCAAAACAGCATCCTGGCCTGATCGGGAGGATCATTACCCTGGGTACGAAATTTCACTGGGATGAACCTACTGCGGTAAAAGAGACAAAAATGCTGAACCCGGAGGTCATCCTGCAAAAAGTACCGGCCTTTGCTGATAACCTGGCCCGCTTACATGCGCCACGGGACTGGAAACAGGTATTATTGCAGACGAGTGAGATGATGCTTTCCATGGGTAGGGACAACCCGCTGAAAGCAGATGATTATAAAGACATTACAACGCCAACGCTTATTATGCTTGGCGACCGTGACAAGATGGTCTCCATAGAAGAAACCGTCAATGCCTATAAAGGGATCAACGGCGCACAGATGGCCGTATTGCCGGGTACGCCGCATCCGATAGAACAGGTAAATATCTCCCTGCTCACCTATTTCCTGCAACCTGTGACCACTTATACGCCCGCCTGA
- a CDS encoding metallophosphoesterase family protein, giving the protein MRYNTPVLKKDQPDDSYKYRPLPAPSGPYPYHLALKDVLPSISEDSMVFHMVGDTGSMRSPDFQREVVKEMLEQFETAAPGERPQFLYHLGDVVYNHGEVSQYQRQFFDPYKLYPAPIFAIAGNHDSDVNEDAPVAYNSLEPFMTVFCDTAPHTIPFSGGSARKSMVQPNVYWTMKAPLANIIGMHSNVPKFGIVTDEQREWLKAELIAADSERPAKALIICIHHAPYSADINHGSSLPMITLLESVFEETGVRPDIVFSGHVHNYQRMKRQYPDGKSVCFIVAGGGGYDELHAIAALDDTRFTNDYPTFQQVRLESYCDNKHGFLKVSLERSATGLTLTGRYYSVPHRAQPDAPVNATLEDTFVLPIS; this is encoded by the coding sequence ATGAGATATAATACACCTGTGCTTAAGAAAGACCAGCCCGATGATTCTTACAAATACCGGCCTTTACCAGCTCCCAGCGGCCCTTATCCCTATCATTTAGCGTTAAAGGATGTGCTGCCGTCAATCAGTGAAGACAGCATGGTCTTCCATATGGTAGGCGATACCGGCAGTATGCGTAGTCCGGATTTCCAGCGGGAAGTAGTAAAAGAGATGCTGGAGCAATTTGAAACGGCAGCTCCTGGAGAGCGTCCGCAATTTCTTTATCATCTGGGAGATGTGGTGTATAATCATGGAGAGGTGTCGCAGTACCAGCGGCAGTTTTTTGATCCTTATAAGCTGTATCCTGCGCCGATCTTTGCGATTGCCGGTAATCATGACAGTGATGTAAATGAGGATGCTCCTGTAGCGTATAACAGTCTGGAGCCTTTTATGACCGTCTTCTGTGATACGGCGCCGCATACAATACCCTTCAGTGGGGGATCTGCCAGGAAAAGTATGGTACAGCCCAATGTATACTGGACGATGAAAGCCCCGCTGGCTAACATTATCGGTATGCACAGTAATGTACCTAAGTTTGGGATTGTGACAGACGAGCAAAGAGAATGGCTGAAAGCTGAATTGATAGCAGCCGATAGCGAACGTCCTGCTAAAGCATTGATCATCTGTATTCATCACGCGCCTTATTCGGCGGATATCAACCATGGGTCGAGCCTGCCGATGATCACACTGCTGGAGTCTGTCTTTGAAGAGACGGGCGTGCGACCAGATATCGTGTTCAGCGGACACGTACACAACTACCAGCGTATGAAACGGCAGTATCCCGATGGTAAATCTGTGTGTTTTATCGTAGCCGGTGGTGGCGGATATGACGAATTACATGCCATCGCTGCACTGGACGATACCCGTTTCACAAATGACTATCCCACTTTCCAGCAGGTAAGACTGGAGAGTTATTGCGATAATAAACACGGTTTTCTGAAGGTCTCCCTGGAGCGGAGCGCCACGGGTTTGACCCTTACGGGCCGGTATTATTCCGTACCGCACCGTGCACAGCCAGATGCACCGGTCAATGCGACCCTGGAAGATACGTTTGTATTACCGATAAGCTGA
- a CDS encoding NUDIX hydrolase gives MVALKTVGLLVVRDRKLLLAFSRNKQCFYLPGGKVDEGETEKGALCREIEEELHVQLTEEDLEYYTHITAPAFGEKRGVIMEQDCYLVHRDIEPKPAAEIGEIRFFSSDEYAEQSAQAPGAIAILKILQEAGLVD, from the coding sequence ATGGTGGCATTAAAGACCGTAGGGCTCCTGGTAGTCCGGGACAGGAAATTATTACTGGCATTCAGCAGAAATAAACAATGTTTTTATTTACCCGGCGGCAAAGTAGATGAAGGGGAGACGGAGAAGGGCGCGCTTTGCCGGGAGATCGAAGAAGAGCTGCATGTGCAGCTGACAGAAGAAGACCTTGAATACTATACACATATCACAGCGCCTGCTTTTGGCGAAAAGAGAGGCGTGATTATGGAACAGGACTGTTACCTGGTACACCGGGACATTGAGCCGAAACCGGCTGCTGAAATAGGAGAGATCCGTTTCTTTTCTTCGGATGAATATGCAGAACAGTCTGCACAAGCCCCGGGGGCAATCGCTATTCTGAAAATATTACAGGAAGCGGGATTAGTTGATTAA
- a CDS encoding LytR/AlgR family response regulator transcription factor: MSLRCLIVDDEPLAHEVILRYMEDVPFLQTAGQCYRAMEALEFLSRQPVDLIFLDIRMPKLNGLDFLRTLQQQPIVIITSAYEEHALESFELEVCDYLLKPFRFDRFLKAANRALSIYNLKQQAGNNTPVAVSATPTEPAALYIKSDKKLIQLNPEELYYFESLGNYVKVWDASRFVLTPRTLSSFESQLPADTFIRIHKSYILNKKFVRYLEGNTITLKNGKQLPLGKNYKHQVKLLLGGQGI, encoded by the coding sequence ATGAGTTTACGATGTCTGATAGTAGATGATGAACCACTCGCACATGAGGTGATCCTGCGGTATATGGAAGACGTACCCTTCCTGCAGACCGCCGGACAATGCTACCGGGCGATGGAAGCGCTGGAATTCCTGAGCCGGCAGCCTGTTGACCTGATCTTCCTGGATATCCGGATGCCTAAATTGAATGGGCTTGATTTTCTGCGGACTTTACAACAGCAACCCATCGTGATCATTACCTCCGCTTATGAGGAACACGCCCTGGAAAGTTTTGAGCTGGAGGTCTGTGATTACCTGCTGAAGCCATTCCGTTTCGACCGTTTCCTAAAAGCCGCCAACAGGGCTTTATCAATTTATAATCTTAAACAACAGGCGGGTAATAATACGCCTGTAGCGGTTTCTGCTACCCCTACAGAACCCGCAGCGCTTTATATCAAATCGGATAAGAAACTGATACAACTGAACCCGGAAGAACTGTACTATTTTGAAAGTTTAGGTAATTATGTCAAAGTATGGGATGCCAGTCGTTTTGTGCTGACGCCGCGTACGCTTTCCAGTTTTGAGAGCCAGTTGCCCGCCGATACGTTTATCCGTATCCATAAATCTTATATCCTCAATAAAAAATTTGTGCGTTATCTTGAGGGCAATACCATTACCCTGAAAAATGGTAAACAGCTGCCGCTCGGTAAAAACTACAAACATCAGGTGAAGCTGTTGCTGGGTGGACAGGGTATCTGA
- a CDS encoding sensor histidine kinase: MDVTKEKEGFIVSKLDVWLFTGMLIWVSLLAATPVSWLVFVRQLLALALPQLPVFVFAWYRTYLRERWSLQQYLFSWAGVFVVGLPLLTASCMYMQVLGVSDQLFAIGALYCISLELVLVVNAWYRRQVRQVPWIGRISLDKAVLISLLMIAVILSAMAVSSLNNPQYHTKDQLLIGYEFIPAKIIAHFGLFLFFIAQFLFMYMCGYALYYLNSRWLVARVLKQRGIMAYVMSAFALIAILYPLMGQLLAWMPINRLLGSIFSENPFVLENAFAALMIVFATLPVVLAIQWTRQNNRIVSLEQEKTRTELDLLKQQLNPHFFFNTLNNLYALSLQQSKQTPDSILQLSELMRYVIYKGQETRVSIREEVKYLEDYMDLQQIRLRKSLDLQFQPDIEDPAQQIAPMLLIVFIENAFKHGIEPAEDAAFLHLTLHCKQQRLYFSCENSFEGDVATAGGIGLSNLQKRLELLYPGRYQLQTGVKNHTFKAEMQLDLS, from the coding sequence ATGGATGTAACAAAGGAAAAAGAAGGATTTATCGTATCTAAGCTCGATGTATGGCTGTTTACAGGTATGCTGATCTGGGTCAGTCTACTTGCCGCAACGCCTGTGAGCTGGCTGGTGTTTGTCCGGCAGCTGCTCGCGCTGGCTTTACCACAATTACCGGTTTTTGTGTTTGCCTGGTACCGGACTTACCTGCGCGAAAGATGGTCCCTGCAGCAATACCTGTTCTCCTGGGCAGGTGTTTTTGTGGTTGGTCTGCCACTGCTGACTGCCAGCTGTATGTACATGCAGGTATTGGGTGTATCAGATCAGCTGTTCGCCATCGGCGCGCTCTATTGTATTTCACTGGAATTGGTACTGGTTGTCAATGCCTGGTATCGCCGGCAGGTAAGGCAGGTACCCTGGATCGGGCGTATCAGCCTGGATAAGGCGGTGTTGATCAGTCTTCTGATGATTGCCGTTATTCTTTCCGCGATGGCCGTATCCAGTCTTAATAACCCGCAGTATCACACCAAAGACCAATTGCTGATCGGTTATGAATTTATACCGGCTAAGATCATTGCGCATTTTGGTCTTTTCCTGTTTTTTATCGCACAGTTTCTTTTCATGTATATGTGCGGGTATGCGCTGTATTACCTGAATAGCAGATGGCTGGTCGCCCGTGTGTTGAAGCAGCGGGGAATCATGGCTTATGTCATGAGTGCTTTTGCGCTTATTGCGATCTTATACCCTTTGATGGGGCAGCTCTTGGCCTGGATGCCGATCAATCGTTTATTAGGGAGTATCTTTTCGGAGAATCCCTTTGTATTGGAAAATGCATTTGCTGCGCTGATGATCGTCTTTGCGACACTACCGGTGGTACTCGCTATTCAGTGGACCAGGCAAAACAACCGGATCGTGTCATTGGAGCAGGAGAAGACCAGGACTGAACTGGATCTTTTAAAGCAGCAGCTGAACCCTCATTTCTTTTTCAATACCTTGAATAACCTGTATGCGTTGAGTCTGCAACAGTCGAAACAAACGCCGGACAGTATTCTGCAATTGTCGGAACTCATGCGTTATGTCATTTACAAGGGACAGGAAACAAGGGTGAGTATCCGGGAAGAAGTAAAATACCTGGAAGACTACATGGATCTTCAACAGATCCGTTTAAGGAAATCACTGGACCTGCAATTTCAGCCTGATATAGAAGACCCTGCACAACAGATCGCGCCGATGCTGCTGATCGTATTTATAGAGAATGCTTTCAAACATGGGATAGAACCCGCAGAAGATGCTGCCTTCCTGCATCTTACATTGCATTGTAAACAACAACGTTTGTATTTCAGTTGTGAGAATTCCTTTGAGGGAGATGTAGCTACTGCCGGCGGTATCGGATTGAGCAATCTGCAAAAGCGGCTGGAATTGTTATACCCGGGGCGTTATCAGTTACAAACCGGCGTAAAAAATCATACATTTAAAGCAGAAATGCAACTGGATCTTTCATGA
- a CDS encoding ABC transporter ATP-binding protein — MYRLQIKGLHKSYGGQIKALDNVSLDIPNGMFGLLGPNGAGKSSLMRTLATLQLPDSGEVLFDGKDIHQHAHALRKQLGYLPQDFGVYPKISAYALLDHFAILKGILHKGERREQVLALLQQTNLYNVRKQAVSTFSGGMRQRFGIAQALLGNPQLIIVDEPTAGLDPQERNRFHDLLSEIGEQVVILLSTHIVEDVHDLCPEMAVLAHGKVILRGKPAGLTSTLKGQVWRKTVSKEALPGYLSSLDVISTRRIAGRIHLHVLAATCPEAGFEPFTPDLEDVYFSALFGTQGSKKEGVLC; from the coding sequence ATGTACAGACTACAGATCAAAGGACTACATAAAAGCTATGGCGGTCAGATAAAAGCGCTTGATAACGTATCCCTTGACATCCCTAATGGCATGTTCGGACTACTGGGGCCTAACGGCGCCGGTAAGTCGTCCCTGATGCGCACACTGGCCACTTTACAATTGCCCGACAGCGGAGAGGTCTTATTTGATGGCAAAGACATCCATCAACATGCACATGCACTGAGAAAACAACTCGGCTACCTGCCACAGGACTTCGGCGTTTATCCGAAGATCTCCGCCTATGCCCTCCTGGATCATTTTGCCATACTTAAAGGTATCCTGCACAAAGGCGAACGCAGGGAACAAGTCCTTGCCCTGTTACAACAAACCAATCTTTATAATGTCAGGAAACAGGCGGTAAGTACCTTTTCCGGCGGTATGCGGCAACGCTTTGGTATTGCACAGGCTTTACTGGGCAATCCGCAGCTGATTATTGTAGACGAGCCAACGGCAGGACTTGACCCGCAGGAACGGAACCGTTTTCACGACCTCCTGAGCGAGATCGGCGAACAGGTCGTTATCCTGCTCTCGACACATATTGTAGAAGACGTACATGATCTTTGTCCGGAAATGGCTGTATTGGCCCATGGGAAGGTCATTTTACGAGGAAAACCGGCCGGACTGACCTCAACCCTGAAAGGACAGGTATGGCGTAAAACGGTCTCTAAAGAGGCATTACCGGGCTACCTGTCTTCGCTGGATGTCATTTCCACCCGTCGGATCGCAGGACGTATTCACCTGCATGTACTGGCAGCTACCTGCCCGGAAGCAGGGTTTGAACCATTTACCCCCGATCTGGAAGATGTTTACTTCTCCGCACTATTCGGAACACAAGGTTCTAAAAAGGAGGGCGTATTATGCTAA